A segment of the Streptomyces sp. NBC_01235 genome:
GGCTTGGGGTAAAGCTGCGCCTCGGCGCGGCCGGGCATCTCCAGTCCGCACCCGACAGCTCACCTCGCAGGCGCCGGAGAGGAATTCGCCATGCCCGCGAAGGGTAAGCACCGCCGTCCGAAGACCCAGCGCTTCACTCGCTCCATCGCCGTCGCCGGAACCGGCGGCGCCGCGCTCGCCCTTCCGCTCATGGGTGCCACCGGCGCCCACGCGGCTCCCTCGCAGTCCGCTGCGCAGACGGTTTCCCAGTCCGTTTCGCAGTCTGTTTCGGAAAAGGCCGTGCAGTCCGTTCCGGTGGCGCAGAAGAAGGTCATTGCCACGAGTGCCAGGACCTATACCGTGCGGTCCGGCGACTACCTCTCGAAGATAGCCGACGAGCAGAACGTCAGCGGTGGCTGGCAGAAGCTGTACCAGGACAACCGCCAGGCCGTCGGCAGCGACCCGTCGCTGATCCACCCCGGTCTGAAGCTCTCGATCGGCAAGAAGGCCACGACCGGCAGCGCCGGGTCGTCGTCCGGTTCGTCCTCCTCCTCGAAGACGTCCGACAAGAAGGCCTCGTCCTCGTCGTCCGGTTCGTCCTCCTCGAAGATGATCACCCAGGCCGCCGAGAGCAGCACCAGCACCTCCAGCGGTTACACCCTCCCCGTGGCCGGCGCGACCGTGGGAACCGGGTACCACGTGGCCGGCAGCATGTGGTCCAGCGGCTACCACACCGGCGTGGACTTCGTCGTCCCGACCGGCACCTCCCTCAAGGCCGTGGGCGCGGGCACCGTCGTCTCCGCGGGCTGGGGCGGGGCGTACGGCAATCAGGTCGTCATCAAGCTCGCCGACGGCTACTACGCCCAGTACGGCCACCTCTCCCAGCTCTCCGTCT
Coding sequences within it:
- a CDS encoding M23 family metallopeptidase, translated to MPAKGKHRRPKTQRFTRSIAVAGTGGAALALPLMGATGAHAAPSQSAAQTVSQSVSQSVSEKAVQSVPVAQKKVIATSARTYTVRSGDYLSKIADEQNVSGGWQKLYQDNRQAVGSDPSLIHPGLKLSIGKKATTGSAGSSSGSSSSSKTSDKKASSSSSGSSSSKMITQAAESSTSTSSGYTLPVAGATVGTGYHVAGSMWSSGYHTGVDFVVPTGTSLKAVGAGTVVSAGWGGAYGNQVVIKLADGYYAQYGHLSQLSVSAGQAVTAGQQVGLSGATGNVTGPHLHFEIRTTPDYGSDVDPVAYLRSHGVAVG